A genomic region of Nitrosomonas ureae contains the following coding sequences:
- the coaBC gene encoding bifunctional phosphopantothenoylcysteine decarboxylase/phosphopantothenate--cysteine ligase CoaBC, whose protein sequence is MKIGASTVSKKRLLLGVTGGVAAYKTAELARLLTQHGINVQTIMTEAACRFMGPATFQSLTGNSVYTDLWKTNAAHNMAHIDLSRNADMILVAPASANFIGKLANGLADDLLSVLCIARDCPLMIAPAMNRQMWESPATRRNLSLLRQDEVKIIGPACGEQACGEIGMGRMAEVSELVEAVQIAFQAGTLLQGKNILVTAGPTYEAIDAVRGITNNSSGKMGYAVAKAALEMGARITLISGPTCLSPPKVDKFISVVSAEEMLHAVQAEVSQADIFISVAAVADYRAASIKQQKLKKSPANLLIELTPNPDILMTVSTSPNPPFCVGFAAETENLEKNAAAKRNKKKLPLLVANLAQDAIGSDENELILLDDEGKHVLPKAAKIAQARRLMTHIYSLYDKLKKNDEKN, encoded by the coding sequence ATGAAAATAGGAGCATCGACTGTATCAAAGAAGCGTTTGCTGTTGGGGGTAACCGGCGGTGTGGCCGCTTACAAAACAGCGGAATTGGCGCGCCTATTAACTCAGCATGGAATTAATGTGCAGACAATAATGACCGAAGCAGCTTGTCGTTTTATGGGTCCCGCAACTTTCCAGTCATTGACTGGAAATTCTGTTTACACTGATTTGTGGAAAACCAATGCCGCGCATAATATGGCGCATATTGATCTATCCCGCAACGCCGACATGATTTTAGTGGCTCCAGCCAGCGCAAATTTTATAGGTAAGCTTGCCAATGGATTGGCAGATGATTTGCTATCGGTATTATGCATAGCACGTGATTGTCCGCTCATGATAGCACCGGCAATGAATCGTCAAATGTGGGAGAGTCCTGCAACAAGGCGTAATTTGTCATTGTTACGTCAGGATGAGGTAAAAATAATTGGTCCAGCCTGTGGCGAACAAGCTTGTGGTGAAATAGGGATGGGGCGCATGGCAGAAGTAAGTGAACTGGTAGAAGCGGTGCAAATTGCTTTCCAAGCTGGTACATTATTACAGGGTAAAAATATTTTGGTGACAGCCGGGCCTACTTATGAAGCGATTGATGCTGTCCGAGGAATTACCAACAATAGTTCGGGAAAAATGGGATACGCTGTTGCTAAAGCTGCATTAGAAATGGGCGCAAGAATTACTCTGATTTCCGGGCCAACGTGTTTATCACCGCCTAAAGTTGATAAGTTTATTTCAGTAGTAAGTGCAGAAGAAATGTTGCATGCGGTACAAGCAGAAGTATCGCAAGCTGATATTTTTATCAGTGTCGCTGCTGTGGCTGATTACCGTGCCGCAAGCATCAAGCAACAAAAACTAAAAAAATCGCCCGCCAATCTGTTGATTGAATTAACCCCTAATCCGGATATTCTGATGACAGTATCTACATCACCCAATCCGCCTTTTTGTGTTGGTTTTGCAGCGGAAACAGAAAATCTCGAGAAGAATGCAGCGGCGAAAAGAAATAAGAAAAAATTACCTTTGCTAGTTGCCAATCTGGCTCAGGATGCGATTGGTTCCGATGAGAATGAGCTAATTTTGCTGGATGACGAAGGCAAACATGTCCTTCCCAAGGCAGCAAAAATTGCACAAGCGCGGCGTCTGATGACGCATATTTACTCACTGTATGACAAACTTAAGAAAAATGATGAAAAGAATTGA
- the rpmG gene encoding 50S ribosomal protein L33 produces the protein MREKVKLESSAGTGHFYTTTKNKRAKPEKMEFMKFDPVVRKHVLYKETKLK, from the coding sequence ATGCGTGAAAAAGTAAAACTTGAATCCTCAGCTGGAACGGGGCATTTTTATACGACCACTAAAAACAAACGGGCTAAGCCTGAAAAAATGGAATTTATGAAATTTGATCCGGTTGTACGTAAACATGTCCTATATAAAGAAACAAAACTGAAGTAA
- the radC gene encoding RadC family protein, with translation MAITNWPVSERPREKLLQKGASTLSDTELLAIFLRTGISGKSAVDLARELLLHFGSLTNVFAASQPNFCQLPGMGMAKYAQLQAVLEMARRALGEELKCGNAMNSPRLVRDFLRLSLANKQHEVFIGIFLDAKNHAIATEELFSGTLTQASVYPREIIKRALYHNAAAIIFAHNHPSGIAEPSHADKVLTQSLKQALSLVDVQVLDHFIVGNGTALSFSEHDLI, from the coding sequence ATGGCAATTACAAATTGGCCCGTATCTGAACGACCACGTGAAAAACTGTTACAGAAAGGTGCTTCAACACTTTCTGATACAGAACTATTGGCTATATTTTTACGTACCGGCATTAGCGGTAAAAGTGCTGTAGATCTCGCAAGAGAATTACTTTTACATTTTGGCAGCTTAACCAATGTTTTTGCAGCCAGTCAGCCAAATTTTTGTCAACTTCCCGGAATGGGTATGGCTAAATATGCTCAATTGCAAGCGGTATTAGAAATGGCTCGCCGTGCCTTAGGTGAAGAGCTAAAGTGCGGTAATGCCATGAATTCACCTAGACTGGTTCGAGATTTTCTACGACTGAGCTTGGCAAATAAACAACACGAAGTATTTATTGGCATTTTTCTTGACGCAAAGAATCATGCTATTGCTACCGAAGAATTATTTAGTGGGACATTGACGCAAGCCAGCGTTTACCCCAGGGAAATTATCAAGCGTGCCTTATATCATAATGCAGCTGCAATTATCTTTGCGCATAATCATCCTTCGGGCATTGCCGAACCTAGTCATGCCGATAAAGTATTAACTCAATCCTTAAAACAAGCATTGTCTCTAGTTGACGTTCAAGTATTGGATCACTTTATTGTAGGTAACGGCACTGCTCTTTCATTTTCCGAACATGATTTAATTTGA
- the rpmB gene encoding 50S ribosomal protein L28, with the protein MARVCEVTGKKPMSGHNVSHANNKTKRRFLPNLQHRKFWVESENRWIKLRLTNAALRTIDKNGIDAVLVKMRLEGKNI; encoded by the coding sequence ATGGCACGAGTATGTGAAGTAACGGGCAAGAAACCAATGTCTGGTCATAATGTTTCTCACGCAAACAATAAAACCAAAAGACGTTTTTTACCTAATCTGCAACACCGAAAATTCTGGGTTGAAAGTGAGAATCGCTGGATTAAGCTGCGGTTAACCAATGCGGCACTTCGTACTATCGATAAGAATGGTATAGATGCAGTATTGGTTAAAATGCGATTAGAAGGAAAAAACATTTAA